A window of the Bacillus sp. A301a_S52 genome harbors these coding sequences:
- a CDS encoding amino acid adenylation domain-containing protein: protein MDQQQKRLPLTEAQAGIWFAQQLDQGNPLYNTAEYVAIEGAIDPRYFEQAVRLVLKEAEALHATFNQTGEESYQIIALSDPITFHFKDLSQKKDPQSIALQWMEADIAEPINLMSDALFTQVLFKIADNRYWWYQKIHHIAIDGYGFSLLSQKVASVYTQLIQGNKVDNTFTSFMKMIKADLHYKESEKKEHDRAFWNNHFKGFSEVATLASSHGKRATKLVRANACLTKTDVEDLKKTEKNLQANSYELVIAATALYLYKMTGNEEIIIGLPVMNRLEPAAINTPCMAMNIVPFRVFVTHTMTLTELITAIKEEFIRIKPHHKYRHEQLRRDLKRVTDRQQLFGPQVNIMPFHDTLNFAGHKGYIHPLATGPVDDLAINVRLGGDGMSVDFEANAASYTVEQLQTHHQRFLSLLQTLSQEAPTTRIASVDVLLREEKQLVLTNGRNNTAQTVKGDFIQRLEQQMAKSPHQLALKCEERHLTYQEMTIRINRLARLLENKGASTGDYVAVALPRTEDTVITMLAILKTGAAYLPLDMDYPVERLHYMVENTRPICVVTTVEEEKKLPLTSYMEVIKLDESKTIEQLNKENGSYTAKAVTAAQPAYVIYTSGSTGKPKGVVISRHSLTNFLMAMDDELELQPTDNFLAVTTIAFDISALEMYLPLISGARLVIANKHAVKDPSQLSQLLEEEQITIMQATPTLWHLLVTYTHQSIRGLNVLVGGEALSEKLCHQLVNEQCAIINLYGPTETTIWSTLQPILRHVTGTPSIGRPIWNTDVFVLNDHLQPVPPGVPGELYIAGDGLALGYLNRPDLTFDRFVANPYGRAGSRMYRTGDLVSWQDDGSLHYIGRADFQLKIRGFRIELGEIESAIQRQSYIERAAVVGLEDSQGDKRLVAYVVPLVGDTFDDVRLKHDISASLPNYMVPSAVVPLESFPLTPNGKIDRKALPLPEMESHKGGRQPRTSQEKLLCKLFADVLSISHISIDDHFFDLGGHSLHAVSVMSRIRDMFKVDLPIGALFGAPTVAELTEVINQGTEDTIPAVKRVERSHHLPLSFAQQRLWFLHYMEGPSPTYNIPAVIRLTGELDKECLQDAIHEVIDRHDTLRTIFPKDDGTARQKILPKGHVRPKVRCTNVTETELARYIESAITYGFELYEEPPIRIHLFKTTEKDAVLLLLMHHIIVDGWSFTPLLQDISHAYRELLSKGTVTWEELPVQYGDYVYWQHDVLGTHRSNSPFVARHMAYWKEQLIDLPDELRLPVNFSRPAESSFLGGVVPLNLSADQHEQLIALAKTHHVSLFMLLQAAFATLLSRLGAGYDIPIGTPVAGRQDDVLEELVGLFVNTIVLRTDLSGNPTFTELLQRVRKTNLGAYEHQELPFEHLVEALNPSRSRARHPLFQVMFVFQNTPDPSLDLPGVSSDFDIKSVGSAKFDLTLELRETKTVDGSPAGLTGFFEYSADLFKRERVEAIAKRFNQLLAEIANDPAKTIGGYNILLPEEEATFKGIHAFDHVTQSLTIPQLFEKQVSLTPNNDAVTVEGTTWTYSALNRKANQLARYLLKKGAGPERIVALALPRSHDLIVAILAVLKAGATYLPLDPDYPTERLTYMVEDAKPMMVVTYQGLMPRIANDELKLDDETIKEALLQESHENLTNDERLAPLSSGHAAYIIYTSGSTGKPKGVVIPHINVVRLFEATSHWFQFSEHDVWTMFHSYAFDFSVWEIWGSLLHGGKLVVVPYEVSRAPDQFLRLLVEEKVTVLNQTPSAFYQLIHADTQDKTSSERLHLRYVIFGGEALDLRRLKGWYERHDEDEPKLINMYGITETTVHVSYVALTKQMVLEGRGSVIGEPIPDLNVYVLDDFLQLVPDGVVGEMYVSGAGVARGYLGRPELSSDRFVANPFGKHGERMYRTGDLAKRDTNGTLLYIGRSDHQVKLRGFRIELGEIESVLEAHHHIAQAAVDVKERHAGDKRLVAYIVPQEKLEPASIKHYASELLPDYMVPSVMVIVDKLPLTANGKLDRQALPAPDFSEQVIGTGPRTPQEELLCELFADSLGIPEIGIDDHFFELGGHSLLAVKLMSRIRDSLGIELTIGDLFEAPSVAGLASKLEMGESTNALDVLVPLRGTGNKPPLFCVHPAGGLSWCYAGLMKSLDSDTPLYGIQAKGISEGDQLPSTLEEMALDYIHHMKKIQPEGPYYLVGWSLGGNVIHAMAVELQRRGEVIGLVAMLDAYPSHFLPMMQKPSEDEALIALLALGGYDPDHIGQGELTMERTVEILRSDGSALASLDDETIKNLKVTYANSVKLLGEYKPKPFNGDVLFFKSTIIPEWFEPIDPNTWKPYVSGKLMKYDMACRHKDMCQPEPLAKIGRVISKKLHQSTHTVHLT from the coding sequence ATGGATCAACAGCAAAAACGTCTGCCTCTAACAGAAGCACAGGCAGGTATTTGGTTCGCTCAACAGTTGGACCAGGGGAACCCTTTATATAATACAGCGGAGTATGTGGCGATTGAGGGAGCCATTGATCCGCGTTATTTCGAACAAGCTGTTCGTCTTGTATTAAAAGAAGCAGAAGCTCTTCATGCCACGTTTAATCAAACGGGAGAAGAGAGTTATCAAATTATTGCCTTATCTGATCCTATCACCTTTCACTTTAAAGATCTCAGCCAAAAGAAGGACCCTCAATCAATCGCTTTGCAGTGGATGGAAGCGGATATAGCGGAACCAATAAATTTAATGTCTGACGCCCTTTTTACGCAAGTCTTATTTAAAATAGCAGATAATCGCTATTGGTGGTACCAAAAGATTCACCATATTGCCATTGATGGTTATGGTTTTTCGCTCCTGTCTCAGAAAGTGGCCTCTGTCTATACACAGCTGATACAAGGGAATAAGGTTGACAATACATTTACTTCCTTTATGAAAATGATAAAGGCGGATCTTCACTATAAGGAGTCTGAGAAAAAGGAACACGATCGTGCTTTTTGGAATAACCATTTTAAAGGTTTTTCGGAAGTTGCCACGCTTGCTTCAAGTCATGGGAAGAGGGCAACAAAGCTAGTGCGAGCAAATGCATGCTTGACGAAAACAGACGTGGAGGATCTAAAGAAAACCGAAAAGAACCTTCAAGCTAATAGTTATGAATTAGTTATTGCAGCGACTGCCCTCTATCTTTATAAAATGACAGGAAATGAAGAGATTATTATTGGGTTACCAGTGATGAATCGCTTAGAGCCTGCAGCGATTAATACCCCTTGTATGGCCATGAATATCGTACCATTTCGCGTTTTTGTGACACATACGATGACATTAACAGAACTGATTACAGCCATCAAAGAAGAGTTTATTCGAATTAAACCTCATCATAAATATCGCCATGAACAATTACGCCGTGACTTAAAACGAGTGACTGACCGCCAGCAGTTATTTGGACCACAGGTAAACATCATGCCCTTTCATGACACGTTAAATTTTGCAGGACATAAAGGATACATTCATCCGTTAGCAACAGGTCCAGTAGATGATTTGGCTATTAACGTCAGACTTGGCGGCGATGGTATGTCGGTTGATTTTGAAGCTAATGCGGCAAGTTACACGGTAGAACAGTTACAAACACATCATCAGCGATTTCTCTCTTTGCTCCAGACACTTAGTCAGGAAGCACCTACTACGCGTATTGCCTCAGTGGACGTGTTGTTACGTGAAGAAAAACAACTCGTACTGACAAATGGAAGAAATAACACAGCCCAAACAGTGAAAGGTGATTTTATACAGCGGTTAGAACAACAAATGGCGAAGTCGCCTCATCAACTAGCCTTAAAATGTGAAGAGAGACACTTAACATATCAGGAAATGACTATCCGTATCAACCGATTGGCCAGACTTCTTGAAAATAAAGGGGCTAGTACAGGTGATTACGTAGCTGTTGCCTTGCCTCGGACGGAAGATACTGTGATCACGATGTTAGCTATTCTTAAAACTGGAGCAGCGTATTTACCTTTGGATATGGATTATCCTGTGGAAAGGCTCCACTACATGGTGGAGAATACACGTCCTATATGCGTCGTCACAACAGTTGAAGAGGAAAAGAAGCTTCCACTTACAAGTTATATGGAGGTCATCAAACTTGATGAGTCAAAAACAATCGAGCAACTGAATAAAGAAAACGGTTCTTACACAGCAAAAGCTGTGACAGCGGCACAACCGGCTTATGTGATTTATACATCAGGCTCTACAGGCAAACCGAAGGGAGTCGTGATTTCACGTCATAGTCTTACCAATTTTTTAATGGCGATGGATGACGAATTAGAACTACAGCCAACGGATAACTTTCTGGCGGTGACAACGATCGCGTTTGATATATCTGCTTTAGAAATGTATTTGCCATTAATTAGTGGAGCTAGACTTGTCATTGCGAATAAACATGCAGTGAAAGACCCGTCTCAGTTATCACAACTATTAGAAGAGGAACAGATTACAATCATGCAAGCTACACCAACATTGTGGCATCTGCTCGTCACATATACACATCAGAGTATACGTGGTCTCAATGTGTTAGTTGGAGGTGAAGCCTTATCGGAAAAGCTGTGTCATCAACTGGTAAATGAACAGTGTGCCATCATAAATTTATATGGTCCGACGGAAACGACGATTTGGTCCACGTTGCAGCCTATTTTACGTCATGTGACTGGAACACCTTCTATTGGAAGGCCGATCTGGAATACGGACGTATTTGTGCTGAATGATCATTTACAGCCTGTCCCTCCAGGCGTGCCAGGGGAATTATATATTGCCGGTGATGGTCTTGCTTTAGGCTACTTAAATCGACCTGATTTGACGTTCGATCGGTTTGTAGCTAATCCTTACGGTCGTGCGGGCAGTCGCATGTATCGAACAGGTGATTTAGTGAGTTGGCAAGATGATGGGTCACTACATTACATTGGACGAGCTGACTTTCAATTAAAAATACGTGGTTTTCGTATTGAACTGGGCGAAATTGAATCTGCCATTCAACGCCAATCCTATATTGAACGGGCAGCAGTTGTTGGCTTAGAAGATTCCCAAGGAGATAAACGACTGGTGGCCTATGTGGTCCCGTTGGTTGGAGATACTTTTGATGACGTGAGGTTAAAGCATGATATTAGTGCGTCTTTACCAAACTATATGGTGCCTTCTGCGGTTGTGCCACTTGAATCTTTCCCTTTAACACCAAATGGAAAGATTGATCGTAAAGCGCTGCCTCTTCCAGAGATGGAGAGTCATAAGGGTGGACGCCAACCGAGAACATCTCAAGAAAAGTTATTGTGCAAGTTATTTGCAGATGTCTTGTCGATCTCTCATATCTCTATTGATGATCATTTCTTTGATTTAGGGGGGCACTCATTGCATGCTGTCAGTGTGATGAGCCGTATTCGTGACATGTTTAAAGTTGATCTTCCAATCGGTGCTCTATTTGGTGCACCGACAGTGGCAGAGCTAACGGAAGTCATCAATCAAGGGACAGAAGACACAATACCAGCTGTTAAACGAGTTGAACGCTCTCATCACTTGCCGTTATCATTTGCTCAGCAGAGGCTTTGGTTCCTACATTACATGGAAGGACCTAGTCCCACTTATAATATTCCAGCGGTCATACGTTTAACAGGGGAGTTAGATAAAGAGTGCTTGCAAGATGCTATTCATGAGGTGATTGATCGGCATGACACGCTTAGAACGATTTTTCCCAAGGATGATGGAACAGCTAGGCAAAAGATCTTGCCTAAAGGACATGTTCGGCCAAAAGTGAGATGTACCAATGTGACGGAAACGGAGTTAGCGAGGTATATAGAAAGTGCTATCACATATGGCTTTGAATTATATGAGGAACCGCCTATTCGTATACATTTGTTTAAAACAACTGAAAAGGACGCCGTCTTATTACTGTTAATGCATCACATCATTGTGGACGGATGGTCATTTACACCATTATTACAAGATATCTCACATGCCTATAGGGAACTCTTGTCTAAAGGGACAGTAACTTGGGAAGAGCTGCCTGTCCAATACGGTGACTATGTGTATTGGCAGCACGACGTTTTAGGTACTCACCGCTCGAATTCTCCCTTTGTGGCACGACATATGGCCTATTGGAAAGAACAATTGATTGACCTTCCTGATGAGCTGAGGCTGCCAGTTAATTTTTCTCGCCCAGCAGAGTCTAGTTTCCTTGGAGGAGTAGTCCCGTTGAACCTCAGTGCGGACCAGCACGAGCAGCTAATTGCTTTAGCAAAAACGCATCACGTCAGTCTCTTTATGCTATTACAGGCGGCCTTTGCTACCCTTCTCAGCCGTTTAGGGGCTGGTTATGATATTCCGATTGGTACACCTGTAGCGGGAAGACAAGATGATGTGCTTGAGGAACTTGTAGGTTTATTTGTGAACACCATTGTTTTACGGACAGATTTGTCTGGCAACCCTACGTTTACCGAACTTTTACAACGCGTGAGAAAAACTAATTTAGGGGCTTATGAGCATCAGGAACTCCCATTTGAGCACCTTGTAGAAGCATTGAACCCATCTAGATCTCGCGCGAGACATCCGTTATTTCAGGTGATGTTTGTCTTTCAAAATACGCCAGACCCATCACTTGATTTGCCGGGAGTGTCCAGTGATTTTGATATTAAAAGCGTTGGGTCTGCTAAATTTGATCTCACTTTAGAGTTGAGAGAAACGAAAACGGTAGACGGATCACCGGCTGGTCTAACAGGTTTTTTTGAATATAGTGCAGATTTATTTAAACGGGAAAGAGTTGAGGCTATTGCCAAGCGATTTAACCAATTGCTAGCAGAGATAGCGAATGATCCTGCTAAGACAATTGGTGGCTACAATATCTTGTTACCAGAAGAAGAGGCAACTTTTAAGGGCATTCATGCTTTCGACCATGTGACACAGTCATTGACTATTCCACAACTTTTTGAGAAGCAAGTCAGCTTAACACCTAATAATGATGCTGTCACCGTAGAAGGCACGACATGGACCTATAGCGCATTAAATAGAAAAGCCAACCAATTAGCACGTTACCTTCTAAAAAAAGGGGCCGGGCCAGAACGTATTGTAGCATTAGCGTTACCTCGATCCCATGACTTAATTGTGGCTATTCTGGCTGTGTTAAAAGCTGGTGCAACGTATTTACCGTTGGATCCAGATTATCCGACAGAGCGGCTTACCTATATGGTGGAAGATGCCAAACCGATGATGGTGGTGACCTATCAAGGGTTAATGCCTCGTATAGCGAATGATGAACTTAAACTTGACGATGAGACGATAAAGGAGGCATTGCTTCAAGAAAGTCATGAAAATCTCACGAACGATGAGCGACTTGCACCACTTTCATCTGGCCATGCAGCCTATATCATTTACACTTCTGGTTCAACAGGAAAGCCAAAGGGAGTCGTCATTCCACATATAAACGTCGTGAGGTTGTTTGAAGCGACGTCCCATTGGTTCCAGTTTTCAGAGCATGACGTTTGGACGATGTTCCACTCCTATGCCTTTGATTTTTCAGTATGGGAAATATGGGGATCGTTACTGCATGGAGGAAAACTTGTCGTCGTTCCATATGAAGTAAGCCGAGCGCCAGACCAATTTTTACGACTTCTTGTGGAAGAAAAGGTGACCGTTCTAAATCAAACACCTTCTGCTTTTTATCAACTCATTCACGCTGACACACAAGATAAAACAAGCTCTGAGCGTCTACATTTACGATACGTGATTTTTGGCGGAGAAGCGTTAGACTTGCGTCGGTTAAAAGGTTGGTATGAACGACATGACGAGGATGAGCCGAAACTGATCAATATGTATGGAATCACTGAAACGACCGTGCATGTTAGCTATGTGGCATTAACAAAACAAATGGTTCTAGAGGGTAGAGGGAGCGTCATAGGAGAACCGATCCCTGACTTAAATGTATACGTTTTAGATGATTTTTTACAGCTAGTTCCAGATGGTGTTGTTGGAGAAATGTATGTTTCCGGTGCGGGTGTAGCAAGAGGCTACTTAGGTCGTCCAGAGCTTTCGTCTGACAGGTTTGTAGCAAATCCATTTGGCAAACATGGCGAAAGAATGTATCGAACAGGGGACTTAGCAAAACGGGATACGAACGGCACACTTCTGTACATCGGCCGGTCTGACCATCAAGTAAAATTACGAGGGTTTAGAATTGAATTAGGTGAAATCGAATCGGTACTTGAAGCCCACCATCACATTGCTCAGGCAGCTGTGGATGTCAAGGAAAGACATGCAGGTGATAAGCGGCTCGTTGCTTATATCGTGCCACAAGAGAAGCTTGAGCCGGCGAGTATTAAACACTATGCTAGCGAATTATTGCCAGATTATATGGTCCCTTCCGTAATGGTAATAGTGGATAAACTGCCATTAACAGCAAACGGCAAGCTTGATCGACAAGCGCTACCGGCTCCAGATTTTTCTGAACAAGTCATAGGGACTGGTCCGAGAACACCACAAGAGGAATTATTGTGTGAATTGTTTGCAGATAGTTTAGGTATTCCTGAGATTGGTATTGACGATCATTTCTTTGAGCTTGGCGGCCATTCTTTACTGGCAGTGAAACTTATGAGTCGTATTAGAGATTCTCTCGGTATTGAATTGACCATTGGAGATTTATTTGAAGCCCCTTCTGTAGCAGGCTTAGCAAGTAAGCTTGAAATGGGTGAAAGTACGAATGCTTTGGATGTTTTAGTGCCTTTAAGGGGAACGGGTAACAAACCACCGCTATTTTGTGTCCATCCTGCTGGCGGACTTAGCTGGTGCTATGCAGGACTTATGAAATCCTTGGACTCAGACACCCCGCTTTACGGTATACAAGCGAAGGGAATCAGCGAAGGGGATCAGTTACCTAGCACATTAGAAGAAATGGCTCTGGATTACATTCATCATATGAAAAAAATTCAACCTGAAGGACCTTATTATTTGGTCGGATGGTCTCTCGGTGGAAATGTGATTCACGCCATGGCAGTTGAGTTACAACGACGAGGTGAGGTGATTGGCTTAGTGGCGATGTTAGACGCTTACCCAAGTCATTTTCTTCCGATGATGCAAAAACCGAGTGAAGACGAAGCGCTCATAGCCTTGTTAGCATTAGGAGGGTATGATCCCGATCATATTGGGCAAGGGGAATTGACGATGGAGAGAACGGTTGAGATTCTCCGTAGTGATGGAAGTGCCCTCGCTAGTCTTGACGACGAGACGATAAAAAATTTAAAGGTCACATATGCTAATTCAGTTAAGCTGCTTGGTGAATACAAACCAAAACCATTCAATGGGGATGTGTTATTTTTTAAATCAACGATTATTCCAGAGTGGTTTGAACCAATTGACCCTAACACATGGAAACCATATGTGAGCGGAAAATTGATGAAATATGATATGGCATGCCGACATAAAGATATGTGTCAGCCAGAGCCGCTTGCAAAAATTGGCCGTGTTATTTCTAAGAAGCTTCATCAATCTACGCATACTGTTCATCTCACATAA
- a CDS encoding MbtH family protein codes for MAHPFESTEHHYMVLINEEGQHSLWPAVMAIPEGWHVVFSENTREACVDYVTTHWSDITPVSLKEK; via the coding sequence TTGGCACATCCGTTTGAAAGCACAGAACATCATTACATGGTTTTAATAAATGAAGAAGGACAACATTCATTGTGGCCAGCAGTGATGGCGATTCCTGAAGGCTGGCACGTTGTATTCTCTGAAAATACTCGGGAAGCGTGCGTAGATTATGTTACGACTCACTGGTCAGATATAACCCCAGTGAGTTTGAAAGAGAAATAG
- a CDS encoding 4'-phosphopantetheinyl transferase superfamily protein, with amino-acid sequence MFEWTKLTTVPLIKEKVCYVWRVKTHAYHPDYEDILTHEEVQRAQRYRQEIDRKQFVLGAVLTRVILGKELAIDPRDIRIIRTCPTCDKLHGQPRLPAENIYWSVSHSGEEVVVAFSRCLRVGIDIEKIQPDMKDLPVSTILNHEEQDHFNHVLPADKPNVFYTYWTRKEAVLKALGTGFSQSPKSVHFTSTDDDRINWIKSEPKGDSKKAGGQIIDLPLGEYYKGALALLNGDAQDIRILNGTYLLAQISCKESDLKLSRHRYD; translated from the coding sequence ATGTTTGAATGGACGAAATTAACGACTGTGCCACTAATAAAAGAGAAGGTTTGTTATGTTTGGAGAGTGAAGACACATGCCTATCATCCGGACTATGAAGACATACTTACTCACGAGGAAGTTCAACGAGCACAGCGGTATCGCCAAGAGATAGATAGAAAACAGTTTGTCCTCGGTGCTGTCTTGACACGGGTTATTTTAGGTAAGGAATTAGCTATAGATCCCCGTGATATACGGATCATTCGTACGTGCCCTACGTGTGACAAATTGCACGGCCAGCCTCGCTTGCCAGCTGAAAACATTTATTGGTCCGTGTCGCATTCTGGAGAAGAAGTCGTTGTTGCTTTTTCTCGATGCCTTCGTGTTGGCATTGATATTGAAAAAATCCAGCCAGATATGAAGGACTTACCCGTTTCCACGATACTTAATCATGAAGAACAGGACCACTTTAATCATGTGTTGCCTGCAGATAAACCAAACGTTTTTTATACGTATTGGACTCGAAAAGAGGCCGTTTTAAAAGCATTAGGAACAGGATTTAGCCAATCACCTAAATCCGTTCATTTTACCTCAACAGACGATGATCGTATCAACTGGATTAAGAGTGAGCCAAAAGGTGATTCGAAAAAAGCGGGTGGACAGATTATTGATTTACCTTTAGGCGAATATTACAAAGGCGCACTGGCCCTATTAAATGGTGATGCCCAAGATATTCGCATATTAAATGGAACGTATCTATTAGCACAAATAAGCTGTAAAGAGAGTGATTTAAAGTTATCGCGACATAGATATGATTAA